A genomic segment from Opitutales bacterium encodes:
- a CDS encoding glycosyltransferase family 2 protein, with amino-acid sequence MAHPLVDILLPFKNAETTLATALDSLLGQTMEQWNACLIDDASSDDSPLIAEAYTRRDNRFRLIKSQGRGIGAALNTGYSTVQAPFIARMDADDWCYPERLKLQLDCLFSRPDLGVLSSRVEHGGSETRQGGYSYHVDWVNGLQSHQDMFAHRFVDAPLAHPSVMMRREILTDSHPYSESQEPEDYELWLRLFGQGVRFAKLPQVLLRWNDPPQRASRISHAYSRTAFEAVRCRYLEPLLKPIIDSGRELVFWSAGRVARSHAAQLALRGILPSYWVDLDPKKLSKQSIDVRPYVCLADASPRPFIVTWVRNRGVREKIREWLEVHGYETGTDYLLAV; translated from the coding sequence ATGGCTCACCCGCTTGTAGATATACTGCTTCCATTCAAGAACGCCGAAACTACCCTAGCAACTGCGCTCGACAGTCTTTTAGGACAGACTATGGAGCAGTGGAACGCATGCCTGATCGACGACGCGAGCAGCGACGATTCTCCATTGATCGCTGAAGCATATACGCGGCGCGATAATCGTTTTCGGCTGATCAAGAGCCAGGGTCGTGGGATCGGAGCGGCTTTGAATACGGGATATAGTACGGTTCAAGCGCCATTTATAGCCCGAATGGATGCCGACGATTGGTGCTATCCAGAACGATTGAAGCTTCAGCTCGACTGTTTGTTTAGCCGGCCAGATTTAGGTGTGTTAAGTAGCCGAGTGGAGCACGGGGGAAGTGAGACACGCCAGGGTGGGTATAGCTATCACGTCGACTGGGTAAACGGCTTGCAGAGTCATCAAGACATGTTTGCTCATCGCTTCGTGGATGCGCCGTTGGCCCATCCTAGTGTAATGATGCGGCGTGAAATTTTAACGGATTCACACCCTTACTCAGAGTCGCAGGAGCCCGAAGATTATGAGCTATGGCTGAGGCTGTTTGGGCAGGGAGTTCGTTTCGCAAAATTACCACAAGTGCTCCTGCGTTGGAATGACCCACCGCAACGTGCATCGCGCATTTCGCACGCTTATAGCCGAACGGCATTTGAAGCGGTCCGTTGCCGTTACCTTGAGCCTCTTTTGAAACCCATCATAGATTCAGGACGCGAACTGGTATTTTGGTCTGCGGGTCGCGTCGCACGCAGTCATGCCGCTCAGCTTGCTCTTCGCGGTATTCTGCCAAGCTACTGGGTCGATCTGGATCCAAAGAAGTTGTCGAAACAAAGCATCGACGTGCGGCCTTACGTCTGTCTGGCTGATGCATCGCCCCGGCCATTTATCGTCACTTGGGTCCGGAATCGTGGGGTGCGTGAAAAGATTCGAGAATGGCTTGAGGTCCATGGTTATGAGACGGGGACGGACTATCTCCTCGCAGTATAA
- a CDS encoding aminopeptidase has translation MLIDPRYEKLALGLTEFSIDIKSGERVLIDAYDVPREIVISLVRAVREKGAVPYVNLHDQRVTREIFRAGDEADFDVAQSWMLEQMKQMDAYLALRGSNNIFEASDVPAEKMSGAMKALRPVLEWRVKKTKWCVLRWPTAAMAQQALMSTEAFENFYFQVCTLDYARMIPGMNALKALMDKTDKVRIDAPGVDLRFSIKNIPAITCGGRHNIPDGEVFSCPVKESVEGEIKFNAPTVYQGVSFDNITLKFKKGKIVEATANNTQRLNEILDSDAGARYIGEFAIAFNPYIKEPMRDILFDEKIAGSFHFTPGQAYEDADNGNRSQVHWDMVSIQRPDWGGGSIYFDDVLIRKDGMFVVEGLDKLNPEYLTAAQ, from the coding sequence ATGCTCATTGACCCCCGATACGAAAAATTAGCCTTGGGGCTTACGGAATTCTCTATCGATATTAAATCTGGCGAACGTGTCCTGATCGACGCATACGATGTGCCCCGCGAGATTGTCATTTCTTTGGTGCGCGCCGTGCGGGAGAAGGGGGCTGTTCCCTATGTAAATCTTCACGATCAGCGAGTGACTCGAGAGATTTTCCGTGCTGGCGACGAGGCTGACTTCGATGTTGCTCAATCCTGGATGCTCGAGCAAATGAAACAAATGGATGCCTATCTGGCTCTCCGAGGATCGAACAATATTTTCGAGGCTTCCGATGTGCCCGCAGAGAAAATGTCAGGAGCGATGAAAGCACTCCGACCCGTGTTGGAGTGGCGCGTGAAAAAGACGAAATGGTGTGTGCTCCGCTGGCCGACTGCTGCCATGGCACAGCAAGCTTTAATGAGCACCGAAGCCTTCGAAAATTTCTACTTTCAGGTCTGTACCCTGGATTATGCTCGTATGATTCCTGGGATGAACGCGCTTAAGGCGCTCATGGACAAAACAGACAAAGTAAGGATAGACGCTCCGGGCGTAGACCTGCGTTTTTCAATTAAGAATATCCCGGCCATCACTTGCGGCGGTCGGCACAATATTCCAGATGGTGAGGTGTTCAGTTGTCCCGTTAAAGAAAGCGTGGAGGGAGAAATCAAATTCAACGCTCCTACGGTCTATCAGGGAGTATCGTTCGATAACATCACGCTTAAATTCAAGAAGGGGAAAATTGTTGAGGCTACGGCTAACAACACGCAGCGGCTGAACGAAATTCTGGATAGCGACGCCGGTGCGCGTTACATAGGAGAATTTGCTATCGCCTTTAACCCCTACATCAAAGAGCCGATGCGTGACATCCTCTTTGACGAGAAAATTGCTGGCTCCTTCCACTTTACTCCAGGCCAGGCTTACGAGGATGCGGATAACGGTAATCGCTCCCAAGTGCATTGGGATATGGTTTCGATCCAGCGACCAGATTGGGGTGGAGGGTCCATCTACTTTGACGACGTCCTCATTCGCAAAGATGGGATGTTTGTGGTCGAAGGATTAGATAAGTTGAACCCTGAGTATTTGACCGCGGCACAATAA
- a CDS encoding adenosine deaminase family protein — MPYQPDADLADFIARIPKTETHLHLEGAIDWRLINEVAPEVMPGQPRSWADDFKYKSFAEFEDEIVDPGSAYFTSAERYHEAAKSVFKRCAEDNVKYVETSFHSGMIAWQNLSAAEVVDAILDAAPEGMEVRVYTGMLRTDQTPEVVNALEDLIKVEKLWGIDLHGPEQPPIQEWTPVYFRRAVDAGKRIKAHAGEFGPSAWVTDALDKLGVKRIEHGVRSIEDPAVVQRLADEDITLDVCPISNIKLDVFPTMKDHPIRKLSEAGVRCTINTDDPLIFGNTLNEEYAAISMDLGCTRAELLQFALNGWEIAECSGAFKQPFVDQIAAMQAAL, encoded by the coding sequence ATGCCTTATCAGCCCGATGCCGATCTGGCGGACTTCATAGCCCGCATTCCAAAAACTGAAACCCACCTTCACTTAGAAGGTGCGATCGACTGGCGCCTCATAAATGAGGTCGCTCCTGAGGTCATGCCGGGACAGCCACGCAGTTGGGCAGATGATTTCAAATACAAGTCATTTGCTGAATTCGAAGACGAGATTGTTGATCCCGGGAGCGCCTATTTTACATCTGCTGAGCGTTACCACGAAGCAGCCAAATCAGTCTTCAAACGCTGTGCCGAAGACAATGTGAAATACGTCGAGACTTCGTTTCATTCAGGGATGATTGCCTGGCAGAACTTGTCCGCTGCGGAGGTGGTAGACGCTATTTTAGATGCGGCACCCGAAGGTATGGAAGTCCGTGTCTACACAGGAATGTTGAGGACCGACCAAACTCCTGAAGTGGTGAACGCACTGGAGGACTTAATCAAAGTCGAGAAACTCTGGGGGATTGACCTTCACGGCCCTGAGCAGCCGCCTATTCAGGAATGGACTCCAGTTTACTTTCGCCGGGCAGTGGATGCGGGTAAACGCATCAAGGCCCATGCTGGTGAATTTGGACCCTCTGCTTGGGTGACTGATGCCTTGGACAAATTGGGCGTAAAGCGAATCGAACACGGCGTGCGTTCCATTGAAGACCCTGCCGTAGTCCAGCGCCTCGCCGATGAGGATATCACCCTCGATGTCTGCCCCATCAGCAACATCAAGCTGGATGTGTTTCCTACCATGAAGGATCACCCTATACGTAAGCTCTCTGAAGCTGGCGTACGCTGTACTATAAACACCGACGATCCGCTGATCTTTGGGAATACGCTCAATGAAGAATACGCGGCCATTTCTATGGATTTGGGCTGCACGCGTGCGGAACTATTGCAATTTGCCCTTAATGGCTGGGAGATTGCGGAATGCTCCGGCGCCTTCAAGCAACCCTTTGTCGATCAGATAGCTGCGATGCAAGCAGCCTTGTAA
- a CDS encoding nucleoside monophosphate kinase yields the protein MTTEAGIEPKKEQASNHDLEVKDANLIFNAVWNELVDEFGEDNLRFPREIIWLNGAPGSGKGTNTDFIMELRDITTPPVVVSDLLNSPEARAKKEAGILVGDKEVLGLLFKELLKPDYHLGTIVDGFPRSFVQVQCLKTFYAKLNEQRSRHLGSSKESLYPKPQFHIVVLFVDEKEAVKRQISRGQKAIEHNEKVRASGEGELIEIRSTDTDEAMAQKRYRVFKEQTFEPLKELRSLFHYHFINAQGAIPEVQQRIVDELKYQSSLELDPKTFDRVSQIPTVEKIVKHARQELVNRLDDYELNHTALFRRVVEVIQEKFIPIVERHAISGRAYISSEDPVFNDRLALQMLIDVFSERGFSAAIDIRKEDLPERFDLKTGEIFTRTKRVYRVRVNFCGSEIRRGL from the coding sequence ATGACGACCGAAGCCGGTATAGAACCGAAAAAGGAACAAGCCTCAAATCACGATCTCGAGGTCAAAGATGCCAACCTTATTTTCAACGCTGTTTGGAATGAGCTGGTCGATGAATTTGGTGAGGACAACCTGCGTTTCCCACGTGAGATCATTTGGCTCAATGGAGCTCCGGGCTCAGGTAAAGGAACGAATACTGATTTCATAATGGAGCTGCGGGATATCACCACACCGCCCGTTGTTGTCAGTGATCTACTCAATAGCCCCGAGGCACGCGCTAAGAAAGAAGCCGGTATCCTAGTGGGCGACAAAGAGGTGTTGGGATTACTCTTTAAAGAGCTCCTAAAACCTGACTACCACCTAGGCACCATCGTCGACGGATTTCCGCGTAGTTTTGTCCAGGTGCAGTGTCTCAAGACTTTCTACGCCAAGCTTAATGAGCAGCGTTCACGTCACCTTGGAAGCTCGAAGGAGTCACTCTATCCCAAGCCACAATTTCATATTGTGGTGCTGTTTGTTGACGAGAAAGAAGCAGTGAAACGTCAGATTTCTCGCGGCCAGAAGGCGATTGAGCACAACGAGAAAGTTCGGGCATCCGGGGAGGGTGAATTGATTGAGATTCGTAGTACTGATACCGACGAAGCTATGGCTCAAAAGCGCTATCGCGTCTTTAAAGAGCAAACTTTCGAGCCGCTCAAGGAACTCAGAAGCCTCTTTCACTACCACTTCATCAATGCTCAGGGTGCTATTCCTGAGGTGCAGCAGCGCATTGTGGATGAGCTGAAATATCAGTCATCTCTTGAGCTGGATCCAAAAACCTTCGACCGAGTCAGCCAGATCCCGACTGTAGAGAAAATCGTTAAGCATGCACGCCAAGAGTTGGTCAACCGTCTCGACGATTATGAGCTTAATCATACAGCTCTTTTCCGAAGAGTGGTCGAGGTGATCCAAGAGAAATTTATCCCGATCGTAGAGCGACATGCGATTTCAGGAAGGGCATACATCAGCTCGGAAGATCCCGTGTTTAATGACCGTCTCGCCCTGCAGATGCTCATCGATGTCTTTTCTGAACGTGGTTTCAGTGCGGCAATCGATATCCGAAAGGAGGATCTGCCGGAGCGGTTTGACCTGAAAACCGGGGAGATTTTTACCCGGACAAAGCGCGTCTATCGTGTGCGCGTGAATTTCTGCGGTTCCGAAATTCGCCGGGGGTTGTGA
- a CDS encoding RluA family pseudouridine synthase — protein sequence MAAGDAFELEVPQGLARGERVDKVLARAFPDQSRSRIQKALDAGLIERDDAVLSRKTKVFSGDLLSGSWLAAVEQSIEPVDIPLEIIFEDDHLVAVNKPVGMVTHPGSGTGNDTLVHALLHHCSGKLSQIGSPERPGIVHRLDKETTGIIVVAKTDKAYQGLVEQFSERSMTKIYQALVMGTPAGEHGSVQQPIGRHPVHRTRMAIQASGRFAHTDWIVLQHWSNAARIRCQIHTGRTHQIRVHMQHLGHPLLGDSTYGFKEKQWSGLQIPRVMLHAWQLTLQHPLAKTALDLTAEPPTDFSAVAQALGEYQG from the coding sequence ATGGCCGCGGGTGACGCATTTGAGCTAGAGGTGCCCCAGGGCCTCGCACGAGGAGAGCGAGTCGACAAAGTGCTTGCCCGCGCATTTCCGGACCAGTCTCGCAGTCGAATCCAAAAAGCACTGGATGCCGGTTTGATCGAGCGCGACGACGCGGTTTTGTCGCGAAAGACTAAAGTGTTCTCCGGTGACCTCCTTTCCGGCTCATGGTTAGCTGCTGTCGAACAGTCCATCGAGCCGGTCGACATCCCCCTGGAAATTATCTTCGAAGACGATCACCTGGTGGCAGTAAATAAGCCCGTAGGCATGGTGACGCATCCAGGGAGCGGGACGGGAAATGATACCCTGGTGCACGCGCTCTTGCACCATTGTTCCGGTAAGCTCTCGCAAATCGGATCACCTGAGCGTCCGGGCATCGTGCACCGTCTCGATAAGGAAACCACAGGCATCATCGTGGTTGCTAAAACTGACAAAGCCTACCAAGGACTCGTTGAGCAATTCTCCGAACGGAGTATGACTAAAATCTACCAAGCGCTTGTCATGGGGACACCGGCAGGTGAACACGGATCGGTTCAACAACCTATTGGCCGTCACCCGGTGCATCGCACTCGCATGGCGATTCAGGCATCAGGTCGCTTTGCCCACACGGATTGGATAGTATTACAGCATTGGAGCAACGCTGCACGTATCCGATGCCAAATCCACACCGGACGTACCCACCAAATCCGTGTCCACATGCAGCATCTGGGTCATCCTCTTCTAGGAGACAGCACCTATGGATTTAAGGAGAAGCAATGGTCCGGTCTCCAAATACCCCGAGTTATGCTCCACGCATGGCAGCTGACGCTCCAGCACCCATTGGCGAAAACTGCGCTCGACCTCACTGCAGAGCCCCCGACTGATTTTTCAGCAGTGGCTCAGGCATTGGGTGAATACCAGGGCTAG
- the lpxK gene encoding tetraacyldisaccharide 4'-kinase: MDANRGKRMKQRLAEFELFIADVIYDRRQGGAVDVLAAVLKALSTVFTLIVRLRTWLYEKRIFHTKPLGCLVVVVGNITMGGTGKTPVVERFARSLAEQGRKVAILSRGYKSKKEPVYRKWIRWLTHAEAPPPKVVSDGERLYLDSDEAGDEPYMLARNLLRFGVHVIVDKNRVKAGAYAIKRYGVDTLILDDGFQYLPLKGRLNLLLIDKNNPFGNSYTIPRGILREPVDHIKRASYVFITKSDGEPDRDLRATIENYNPGVDVIECRHAPQHISSLNQTEAFPLDWIQHKHIAAFSGIATPESFESFLINLGAELRYTKRFIDHHRFSEDEILDVIEEAKKAGAACVMTTEKDAVRLDPNRDWGLPIYFLRLEIDILEGAEDFEAAVARICSLDKA; the protein is encoded by the coding sequence ATGGATGCCAATCGGGGAAAGCGTATGAAGCAGCGGCTCGCAGAATTTGAGCTGTTCATTGCCGACGTCATTTACGACCGCCGGCAGGGTGGAGCAGTGGATGTTTTGGCTGCTGTTCTCAAGGCCCTCTCCACAGTATTTACATTGATCGTCCGCCTGCGCACTTGGCTTTATGAAAAGCGCATTTTTCATACTAAGCCATTGGGCTGCCTCGTGGTTGTCGTGGGAAACATTACTATGGGAGGCACTGGGAAAACTCCTGTGGTAGAACGCTTTGCCCGAAGCCTTGCTGAGCAGGGCCGCAAGGTCGCTATCCTCAGCCGTGGTTATAAAAGTAAAAAAGAGCCGGTCTATAGAAAGTGGATACGTTGGCTTACCCATGCTGAAGCCCCTCCCCCAAAAGTCGTGAGCGATGGTGAACGGCTCTATCTTGATTCGGACGAAGCGGGCGATGAGCCCTATATGTTGGCGCGCAACTTACTCCGTTTTGGAGTTCACGTGATCGTAGACAAAAATCGTGTGAAGGCAGGAGCTTATGCAATCAAGCGGTATGGGGTAGATACGCTTATCCTCGATGATGGGTTTCAATATCTGCCGCTTAAGGGCCGGTTGAATCTCCTGTTGATCGACAAGAATAACCCTTTTGGTAACAGCTACACCATTCCCCGGGGAATTCTCCGTGAGCCGGTCGACCATATAAAACGGGCTTCCTATGTCTTCATTACTAAATCCGATGGTGAGCCAGATCGAGATCTACGTGCGACCATTGAGAATTATAACCCGGGTGTCGACGTGATCGAATGCCGTCATGCACCTCAGCACATTAGTTCCTTGAACCAGACTGAGGCATTTCCGCTAGACTGGATTCAGCACAAACACATCGCCGCGTTTAGTGGGATCGCGACGCCGGAGTCATTCGAGTCTTTTTTGATTAATTTGGGAGCTGAGCTGCGTTACACTAAGCGATTTATAGATCATCACCGGTTTTCTGAAGATGAGATTCTAGACGTGATCGAAGAGGCGAAGAAAGCGGGTGCAGCCTGCGTGATGACCACCGAGAAAGATGCAGTGCGGCTCGATCCCAATAGAGACTGGGGGTTGCCGATTTACTTCCTGCGCTTGGAAATCGATATCCTCGAGGGAGCCGAAGACTTTGAGGCGGCCGTCGCCCGAATTTGTAGCCTGGATAAGGCCTGA